CGTAGTTCAGGTACGTCACGCGGTGCCGTCGCACGTCGTCGAGGAAGCGGGACGGCGAGAACCGGGCCGGGGCCATGGCGGCACCGCTGCCGATGGCGGCCAGTCGGCGGCAATTCCGTTGGAATGGAACAGCGACGGGTAGCGGACTTCGTCGGCCGTGATGTCGTACTGGACGATCAGGCTGGCGCCGCACACGATCGCGATCCCGTGCGCATCAACGACGAGCTGCCGGCGACGGCGACCAACAAGATCCTCAAGCGGGCGCGCGGCACCACGTACCGGCGCGCGGTTCAGGCTTCCGGTTGAGGGGCTTCGCCAAAACGCGCCAGCACCAGGGTCGCCGCCACCGCGACGACGAATCCGAGCACGACGAGCCAGCCGAGGCCGTCGCGCGCCCGATCCCCGAGCCACACCACCCCGACGAAGGCGGGCGCGATCGTCTCGCCGACGACCATCCCGGCGACGGCCGTGGTCACCGACCCGCGATGCAGGGCCGAGGTGAGCAACAGGAAGCCCGCGGCCCCGCCCGCGGCCGCCGCGTACAGGGCGGGGGTGGTGTAAAAGGACCGCTTGGTGGGGTCGATCACCTCGAGCAGTCGCACGCCGATCTCGACCACGCCGAACCCGCTTCCGGCGCCCAGGCCCAGCGCGAGCGCGCGGGGCCGGTCCGGCAGCCGGCCCGCGGCAGCACCGGCGACGAAAATGACGGCCACCACGCCCAACAGCGCCCAGCCCAGTCCCGCCGGCGCCCGCCGAAAATGCCCTGGGCCCGCGGCGAGGGCGAGGACGACGAGGCTGGTACAGACCACGCCCACGGCCGTCCACTCGGCCGGCGTCAGCCGGGCCGACAGCATCCAGGCGGCGACGACGCCGGTGACCGCGATCGAGGCCGCCAACGCCGCCGCAACGACGTAGATCGGCACCAGGCGTAGCGCCGCCACCTGCAACGCAAAGCCGACGCCGTCAAGACCGACACCGGCCACGTACCGCCATTGCCGGGCGGCGCGCATCAGCAGCACCGTGTCGACGCCCGAGCCGCTGCCCGCCTCGACCGATCGTGTCGCCGCGGCCTGCAAGACGGACGCGGCGCCGTAACACACCGAGCATCCCAGCGCGAGGAAGAAGCCGACCAGCACATACCGACAATAGGTCGCGGCCCGGCGACCAGCGAAAAACTGGATGTTTGGGAACGGTGCGTGTGGGGCAAGTCACATACGCGTTTGGGCGAGTGCTTAGAAAGCGCCCTCCGGTCGTTTGAGTGAACGCATAAGACTTTTAAGCGCACTGCTGATCCCGTTAAAACACCTAATTAACAACGTAGTTCGTCGAATTGTTTAAACTCGGTGTACATCTGTGTACTCTGACGAACATGGCGGAACGAGGTGCCGAACCACAGGTCCCACGCGGGCGCCGGTTGTTCCTGCGAGCCATCCGGCGGCTGTTCAGCCCGCTGCAGCCCGACGACTACCTCGAGATGATCAACCCTCTGTGGACCACCAAGGAGCTGCGCGGCAAGGTCGAGCGGGTCGAGCAGCAGGGCTCGGAAGCGGCCAGCATCCTGATCCGGCCCGGGTACGAATGGCCCGGCCACAAGCCCGGTCAATACGTACGACTCGGGGTGGTCATCGACGGCGTGTACCACTGGCGGGCGTATTCGCTGACGTCGGACCCCCGCCCCGAAGACGGGCTGATCAGCGTCACACCGAAGAAGGTCGACGGCGGCGCGGTGTCGCCTTACCTCGTCGAGCGGATACAGCCCGGCGACCTGGTGCGCCTGAGCGAGATCGAGGGACAGTTCACCCTTCCCGAGCCCGCACCGCCGAAGATGCTGTTCATCAGCGCCGGCAGCGGGATCACCCCGATCATCAGCATGCTGCGCAGCCTCGACCATCGCGACGAGATGGGCGACGTCCTGGTCATCCACTCCGCACGCACCCGCGAGCAGGTCATGTTCCTCTCGGTCCTGGAAGAGCTCGAAGGCCGCCACGAGGGCATGCGGCTGGACCTGCGCCTGACGTCGGAACGAGGCCGGCTGAAGCCCGGCGACCTCGACGAGGTGTGCCCGGACTGGCGGGAGCGCGAGGCCTTCTGCTCGGGACCAGAGGAGATGCTCGACGCGCTGATCGAGCACTGGGAAAGCAACGGGGTCAAAGATCGCCTGCACTTCGAACGGTTTCAGCCCAAGATCGGCGGCGACGCCAACGCCGGCGAGGGCGGCGAAGTCTGCTTCCTCGACAGTGACAAGTCGGTCGAATGTGACGGCGGGACATCGATTTTGGAGGCCGGCGAGAAGGCGGGCCTCAACCTCGCCTACGGCTGCCGAATCGGCATCTGCCACACCTGCGT
This genomic window from Mycobacterium saskatchewanense contains:
- a CDS encoding DMT family transporter, translating into MLVGFFLALGCSVCYGAASVLQAAATRSVEAGSGSGVDTVLLMRAARQWRYVAGVGLDGVGFALQVAALRLVPIYVVAAALAASIAVTGVVAAWMLSARLTPAEWTAVGVVCTSLVVLALAAGPGHFRRAPAGLGWALLGVVAVIFVAGAAAGRLPDRPRALALGLGAGSGFGVVEIGVRLLEVIDPTKRSFYTTPALYAAAAGGAAGFLLLTSALHRGSVTTAVAGMVVGETIAPAFVGVVWLGDRARDGLGWLVVLGFVVAVAATLVLARFGEAPQPEA
- a CDS encoding ferredoxin reductase translates to MAERGAEPQVPRGRRLFLRAIRRLFSPLQPDDYLEMINPLWTTKELRGKVERVEQQGSEAASILIRPGYEWPGHKPGQYVRLGVVIDGVYHWRAYSLTSDPRPEDGLISVTPKKVDGGAVSPYLVERIQPGDLVRLSEIEGQFTLPEPAPPKMLFISAGSGITPIISMLRSLDHRDEMGDVLVIHSARTREQVMFLSVLEELEGRHEGMRLDLRLTSERGRLKPGDLDEVCPDWREREAFCSGPEEMLDALIEHWESNGVKDRLHFERFQPKIGGDANAGEGGEVCFLDSDKSVECDGGTSILEAGEKAGLNLAYGCRIGICHTCVGTLKSGKLRDLRSGDVTEPTGQDVRICINTAEGDVELQL